Proteins encoded together in one Candidatus Neomarinimicrobiota bacterium window:
- a CDS encoding helix-hairpin-helix domain-containing protein: MNDTGKIWRAAAILFLSLTLLFAEKPDLNTLDANALCELGLSNEAVEAILNYRLYHGGFESIYELSTLEGVSHKEFVLLKEHVAVFPILLTAEEQRIEDNYYQLERMTFSEGSSEGLVEEWIRLLSSPENINRMDYFDFMNLPGVSPVDAVAVERFIASDQTITSARDLRSIESLSYYGYRNIGDYVRFTDDEDKGWHGYYNTTVKNSQQNIVPDEDAESLQIFQSKTTPLDIYHKLLVNKGNTWSGGVSYSRPLGQNDEYYQLGSLGRIPRVKAFLSYEPVRSGDFRLNKLIAGNYVAAFGQGVIMESVDYFTPRKSGYGWRKRLYGISGDVSKNTYVPLRGLTGEIQWKSLYFTPFVSFESRDAVLNSDESFSMLIRMEPRYEYGLNGQLTEPLTRTVDELLYGSNFRWRINTSTHIGITAYESLYDREKEFQIQSVVSPENLRYYLNHIGNSADTEIASIYENSGESALWSKAKSYRRVLGGDFSTVYKNLVLQGEIGILDLDGAVFDLKKDPMAWLVNMYWQFDNFNILLLYRDYDLAYDNPYQRSFSNYQRYKSTIFEDVFYLKDPSLGFLYTGAPQPQAERGFYFNLRYQFHRQFVTTVEHDIWTRVADQSKYNRLVFNLEYRPVFNYRFRLRQKWQSRGGQNIFSPTGYESTETRLEGIMRMSRHNELRLLLATGYTAFNPRPRLTANTAGGTSMVGNAGSPSKAIAAQVRHNFNDRFKVMGQMMIYEGFIWNFEDTDFRVFNTDSEAFHGWIAFFSRLSPNLSARFKYSFDRHGMMDSYVGGTVTTVSGDYEITDITARNTYNDFRIQLDYRF; this comes from the coding sequence ATGAATGACACAGGTAAAATATGGCGTGCGGCAGCTATCCTCTTTCTGAGCCTGACCCTGCTTTTTGCTGAAAAACCGGATTTAAACACCCTTGACGCCAATGCCCTTTGCGAACTGGGACTCTCGAACGAGGCCGTCGAAGCTATTCTGAATTACAGGCTTTACCATGGCGGGTTTGAAAGTATCTATGAGCTGTCAACCCTGGAAGGGGTGAGCCACAAAGAATTTGTTCTGTTGAAAGAACACGTAGCCGTGTTCCCGATCCTCCTGACAGCGGAAGAACAGCGCATTGAGGATAATTACTATCAGCTTGAGCGGATGACCTTTTCTGAAGGATCATCAGAAGGACTGGTGGAAGAATGGATACGGCTGCTCAGTTCACCGGAAAATATCAACCGTATGGATTATTTTGATTTTATGAACCTGCCCGGCGTATCTCCTGTGGATGCTGTAGCCGTGGAAAGATTCATTGCCTCAGACCAAACCATTACATCCGCCAGGGATCTCCGGAGCATTGAAAGCCTGTCCTATTACGGGTACAGAAATATCGGCGATTATGTCCGCTTTACAGATGATGAGGACAAAGGATGGCACGGATATTACAATACCACAGTGAAAAACTCCCAACAAAACATTGTCCCCGATGAAGATGCCGAATCCCTTCAGATTTTCCAGTCAAAAACAACCCCCCTGGATATCTATCACAAACTTTTAGTAAATAAAGGAAACACATGGTCCGGTGGTGTATCCTATAGCCGTCCGCTGGGACAGAATGATGAATATTATCAGCTGGGATCTTTGGGCCGGATTCCCAGAGTGAAAGCATTTTTATCGTATGAACCGGTCCGGAGCGGAGATTTCCGCTTGAATAAGCTGATTGCCGGGAATTATGTGGCTGCTTTTGGCCAGGGGGTAATCATGGAATCAGTGGATTACTTTACCCCCCGTAAAAGCGGGTACGGATGGCGGAAAAGACTCTATGGTATTTCCGGTGATGTTTCCAAAAACACCTATGTTCCTCTTCGCGGGCTTACAGGGGAAATTCAATGGAAATCCCTTTATTTCACGCCATTTGTGAGTTTTGAATCCCGGGATGCCGTGTTGAATTCAGATGAATCGTTTTCCATGCTTATCCGCATGGAACCCCGGTATGAGTATGGTCTGAACGGTCAGCTTACAGAACCGTTGACACGGACGGTGGATGAACTTCTTTACGGCTCCAATTTCAGGTGGAGGATCAACACAAGCACACATATAGGTATTACAGCGTATGAAAGTCTCTATGACAGAGAAAAGGAATTTCAAATACAGTCAGTTGTGTCGCCTGAAAATTTAAGATATTATCTGAATCACATAGGTAATTCCGCCGACACGGAAATTGCATCCATTTACGAAAACAGCGGCGAATCGGCCCTCTGGAGCAAGGCAAAATCATACCGGCGGGTTCTGGGCGGAGATTTTTCCACAGTTTATAAAAACCTGGTACTCCAGGGTGAAATCGGAATTCTGGACCTGGACGGGGCTGTTTTTGATTTGAAGAAAGACCCCATGGCCTGGCTCGTGAATATGTACTGGCAGTTTGATAATTTTAACATTCTTCTTCTTTATCGCGATTATGATCTGGCTTACGACAATCCCTACCAACGCTCCTTTTCCAATTATCAGCGGTATAAAAGCACGATTTTTGAGGATGTTTTTTATTTAAAAGATCCTTCTCTGGGATTTCTCTACACTGGAGCGCCACAACCCCAGGCAGAGCGGGGTTTTTATTTCAACCTGCGATATCAGTTTCATCGTCAGTTTGTTACGACGGTTGAACATGATATTTGGACCCGTGTCGCGGATCAGTCCAAATATAACCGCCTGGTTTTTAATCTGGAATATCGTCCCGTGTTTAATTACCGTTTTCGCCTGCGGCAAAAGTGGCAAAGCCGCGGAGGACAGAATATTTTTTCACCGACAGGATATGAATCCACGGAAACCCGCCTGGAGGGAATCATGCGCATGTCCCGCCACAATGAACTCCGCCTTCTGCTGGCGACGGGATATACGGCTTTTAACCCCCGTCCCCGCCTGACTGCCAATACTGCCGGCGGAACTTCCATGGTGGGAAATGCCGGAAGTCCCAGTAAAGCGATTGCCGCACAGGTAAGGCACAATTTCAATGACCGTTTCAAAGTAATGGGACAAATGATGATCTATGAAGGATTTATCTGGAATTTTGAGGATACGGACTTCCGTGTTTTTAACACCGATTCGGAAGCATTTCACGGATGGATTGCTTTTTTCTCCAGATTGAGTCCAAATTTATCTGCCCGGTTTAAATACTCCTTTGACCGTCATGGTATGATGGATAGCTATGTTGGCGGGACTGTAACCACCGTGTCCGGTGACTATGAAATAACTGATATTACGGCACGGAATACTTATAATGATTTCAGAATCCAGCTGGATTACCGTTTTTAA
- a CDS encoding outer membrane protein transport protein, translating to MKRKEIHRMKNMKVLAGILLIASLAHGQTFYSNILLNSNPYHSARANALGGAALAEWGHPSAVTSNPAVAANMQGLRLVLTGKGLHLRERRSFPVQDTFGDFLTDNDYVHNRYWIFDAGFLAGYGRNTWSVMLGYTPVNNLNYTYEEEIRTATYDYNRDPLVGYHQVTFSGQINGLSVGGAWSPSSLDWLNLGAGVTKLMGSRIERGLGVTVIDRPDDRLASDTTTYSLFDTDLQGGMDVRMGLVLNLTKRHTIHLAYTLAGEIEFENPGVVAYMDSSLVMPAYTVDRSIVKQTVQRPNTLSMGLRYIPENILKTELFAQADLTLWGGLENEYRGADTTTFSPDWDNCWAFRIGAEHVFSSGIPMRAGFSYTESPVRNELNRSDIYFGTGYQIENLILDLNVSWYESIYHYNDMFPIEGEVRVSRDKVREAGVRVMATLTYSL from the coding sequence ATGAAAAGAAAAGAAATACACAGGATGAAAAACATGAAAGTTCTGGCAGGCATACTGCTGATTGCTTCACTGGCCCATGGCCAGACATTTTATTCCAATATCCTCCTGAACAGCAATCCTTATCACAGTGCCCGGGCCAATGCTTTGGGAGGAGCAGCCCTTGCGGAATGGGGGCATCCATCGGCCGTAACATCCAACCCGGCCGTTGCTGCTAATATGCAGGGCCTTCGCCTTGTCTTGACAGGTAAAGGACTACATCTCCGGGAACGGCGGTCATTCCCTGTCCAGGATACTTTCGGTGATTTTTTAACAGATAACGATTATGTCCATAACCGCTACTGGATTTTCGATGCCGGCTTTTTAGCGGGATACGGCCGGAATACCTGGTCCGTTATGCTGGGATATACACCTGTCAACAATCTGAACTACACCTATGAAGAAGAAATTCGCACCGCCACATACGACTACAACCGGGATCCCCTGGTCGGCTATCATCAGGTTACTTTTTCCGGACAAATCAACGGTCTGAGTGTGGGAGGCGCCTGGTCTCCTTCCTCTCTGGACTGGCTTAACCTTGGTGCCGGTGTGACAAAACTTATGGGAAGCCGCATTGAACGAGGACTCGGAGTAACGGTCATTGACCGCCCTGACGACCGTCTGGCATCGGATACTACCACGTACTCCCTGTTTGACACCGATTTGCAAGGGGGCATGGATGTCCGGATGGGACTGGTTCTTAATCTGACAAAACGTCACACAATCCACCTGGCCTATACCCTGGCCGGAGAGATTGAATTTGAAAATCCGGGCGTGGTGGCTTATATGGACAGTTCTCTCGTGATGCCTGCCTATACCGTGGACCGGTCTATTGTAAAACAAACGGTCCAACGGCCCAATACCCTGTCAATGGGACTGCGATATATCCCGGAAAATATTTTAAAAACTGAACTTTTTGCCCAGGCTGACCTGACCCTGTGGGGCGGACTTGAAAATGAATACCGGGGTGCCGATACGACAACTTTTTCACCGGATTGGGATAATTGCTGGGCATTTCGAATCGGTGCCGAGCATGTGTTTTCTTCCGGAATTCCTATGCGGGCAGGATTTTCCTATACAGAAAGTCCCGTCCGAAACGAATTGAACCGAAGTGATATCTATTTCGGGACCGGTTATCAAATTGAAAATTTAATCCTGGATCTGAATGTTTCCTGGTATGAATCCATTTATCATTATAACGACATGTTCCCCATTGAAGGGGAAGTCAGGGTTTCCCGGGACAAGGTTCGGGAAGCCGGCGTGCGGGTCATGGCAACATTGACATATTCCCTGTAA
- a CDS encoding bifunctional metallophosphatase/5'-nucleotidase: MRHLTYILLFVLFTVSGLLGSREYPEEEYQKIIIIFTNDIHGGVDRMEARFMNPEFPPLIGGGAAVVHYIDAVREKAEKEKAPVLVVDAGDFFSGRPIGSRTEGEAVIKYMNMARYDAMTLGNHDFDLGLDVLKARAAQANFPFLAANIIQDSTGQIPEYVEPYVMIDAAGIQIAILGISTTVTPDLSFPEHVAGLTFLPEIETAQKWVPRLKEMGADIIIVETHAWTPYDRKAAYQELLENMRQKAIRPDKHGPNALEIAAMTPGIDIIFSGHVHKGFYKPYVDPVNHTLIFQNYANGTNVGHVNIYIHKETKKLAGYDFAVDNSALITMVEDEFWLDKKADSILSAEKAKAEEGFHDVLAVLPKPFRRSSEGQSLLGNMICDAMTTVAGADVAFSNFGGIRADLNAGPLTPADLFNVLPFGNNITVFQVSGSFIDKLIEDRVTGNSRGMQVSGLKVTVDRRKPNGDRVTIHSIQGKPFDPDAMYKLAISDYLAEGNSGYGRVTEIPDDQRLDTGIMIRQALQEYITDYKGLEKTSVDDRWEEFE; this comes from the coding sequence ATGCGACATTTGACATACATCTTATTATTCGTTCTGTTCACGGTTTCCGGATTGTTGGGAAGCCGGGAGTATCCTGAAGAGGAATATCAGAAGATTATAATTATTTTTACCAATGATATTCATGGGGGTGTGGACCGGATGGAAGCCCGGTTTATGAATCCCGAATTTCCACCGTTGATTGGCGGGGGTGCGGCAGTGGTTCATTACATTGATGCTGTCCGCGAAAAAGCTGAAAAAGAAAAAGCCCCGGTGCTGGTGGTGGATGCCGGTGATTTTTTCTCGGGCCGGCCTATTGGATCCCGAACAGAAGGAGAAGCGGTCATTAAGTATATGAATATGGCCAGATATGATGCCATGACGTTGGGCAATCATGATTTCGATCTGGGGCTGGATGTGCTTAAGGCCCGGGCCGCCCAGGCAAATTTTCCCTTCCTCGCTGCCAATATTATTCAGGATTCCACAGGACAGATTCCTGAATATGTGGAGCCCTACGTTATGATAGATGCTGCCGGAATTCAAATTGCCATCCTGGGGATTTCCACGACAGTCACTCCGGATTTAAGCTTTCCGGAACATGTGGCAGGACTCACCTTTCTGCCTGAAATTGAAACAGCCCAAAAGTGGGTACCCCGTTTAAAAGAGATGGGTGCCGACATTATCATTGTTGAAACCCATGCCTGGACACCCTACGACCGGAAAGCCGCCTATCAGGAACTTCTGGAAAACATGAGGCAAAAGGCAATTCGACCGGATAAACACGGTCCCAATGCCCTGGAAATCGCAGCCATGACACCGGGTATCGATATTATATTTTCCGGTCATGTGCACAAGGGATTTTACAAACCTTATGTGGATCCCGTCAATCATACCCTGATTTTTCAAAATTATGCCAACGGGACTAATGTGGGACATGTGAACATCTATATCCACAAAGAAACCAAAAAACTGGCCGGATATGATTTTGCCGTAGATAACAGCGCATTGATAACAATGGTAGAAGATGAATTCTGGCTGGATAAAAAGGCGGATTCTATTCTGTCTGCCGAAAAGGCCAAGGCCGAAGAAGGCTTTCATGATGTCCTGGCAGTACTGCCGAAACCTTTTCGAAGAAGCTCCGAAGGACAATCCCTGTTAGGAAATATGATCTGTGATGCTATGACCACCGTTGCCGGGGCGGATGTGGCATTTTCAAACTTCGGCGGGATACGCGCTGATTTAAATGCCGGGCCTCTTACACCAGCTGATCTTTTTAATGTGCTTCCCTTTGGGAATAATATTACCGTATTCCAGGTCTCCGGCTCCTTTATTGACAAGCTGATAGAAGACAGAGTTACAGGCAATTCGCGGGGAATGCAGGTGAGCGGCCTTAAAGTGACGGTGGACCGGCGCAAACCCAATGGCGACCGGGTTACCATTCATTCCATTCAGGGCAAACCCTTTGATCCGGACGCGATGTATAAACTGGCTATATCCGACTACCTGGCTGAAGGAAATTCAGGCTATGGACGAGTGACAGAAATACCGGATGATCAACGTCTTGACACGGGTATCATGATTCGTCAGGCGCTCCAGGAATATATTACGGATTATAAGGGGTTGGAAAAAACCTCGGTGGATGACCGCTGGGAAGAATTTGAATAA
- a CDS encoding 4Fe-4S dicluster domain-containing protein: MNYVNNATLIRRELITRLSTLFVSKKLDNLERIPLELFPRGGTSVRCCIYKDRAMIRYRLMALMGHRVEDETDELKSLKDYAKDALNREKPQNPFLTVIGEACSACVRVNYVVTDACQGCVARPCMLNCPKEAIEFVNGRAHIMHDKCINCGICQKECPYHAIIYMPVPCEEACPVDAIRKDDSGKEEIDYDKCTYCGKCMRACPFGAIMERSQLMDVLKALESNRRCVAMIAPSLVGQFSASLGRVVTALKKLGFDDVTEVAGGAMETANHEAHEWESRMAQEDTFMTTSCCPAWVETVNKHLPDLKPYVSKTATPLHYTGERVRKNDPEAVTVFIGPCVSKRHEAWKDDTVDLVLSIEELGALFVALKIDVQKMDEAVLEDVSPAGRGFAVTGGVTEAVRKNVTNHTMKTVQIDGLDKQSLREIRRYPKQCPGNFVEVMSCQGGCIAGPNVINNPRLALRQLKKILNQSNP; this comes from the coding sequence ATGAATTATGTCAACAATGCAACGCTCATCCGCAGGGAACTGATTACCCGGTTATCCACCCTTTTTGTCTCAAAAAAACTGGATAACCTTGAAAGAATCCCGCTTGAGCTATTCCCCAGGGGAGGGACATCCGTCCGGTGCTGTATATACAAAGACCGTGCAATGATTCGTTACCGGTTAATGGCCTTAATGGGACACCGTGTTGAAGACGAAACGGATGAACTCAAATCCCTGAAAGATTACGCAAAAGATGCGCTGAACAGAGAGAAGCCCCAAAATCCGTTTCTTACGGTCATTGGCGAAGCTTGCAGCGCCTGTGTACGGGTTAACTATGTTGTAACAGATGCCTGTCAGGGATGCGTTGCCCGACCTTGTATGCTGAATTGTCCGAAAGAAGCCATTGAATTTGTGAATGGCAGGGCTCACATTATGCATGACAAGTGCATCAACTGCGGAATATGTCAGAAAGAGTGTCCCTATCACGCTATCATTTATATGCCTGTACCCTGCGAAGAAGCCTGTCCCGTAGATGCCATCCGTAAGGATGATTCGGGAAAAGAAGAGATAGACTACGATAAATGCACCTATTGCGGAAAATGTATGCGGGCTTGTCCTTTTGGTGCTATCATGGAAAGAAGCCAGTTGATGGATGTCCTGAAAGCACTGGAGAGTAATCGCCGGTGTGTTGCCATGATCGCACCGTCTCTCGTAGGTCAATTTTCAGCATCTTTAGGACGGGTGGTAACTGCGTTGAAAAAACTGGGATTTGATGATGTAACGGAAGTCGCCGGCGGGGCCATGGAAACAGCAAACCATGAAGCACATGAATGGGAGTCCAGAATGGCTCAGGAGGATACATTCATGACAACTTCCTGTTGTCCGGCCTGGGTGGAAACGGTGAACAAGCACCTTCCGGATTTGAAACCGTACGTTTCCAAAACCGCCACACCTCTGCATTATACAGGGGAAAGGGTTCGCAAGAATGATCCCGAAGCTGTTACTGTTTTCATCGGCCCCTGTGTTTCCAAACGGCATGAAGCATGGAAAGATGACACTGTTGACCTGGTTTTATCGATTGAAGAGTTGGGAGCTCTCTTCGTCGCCCTGAAAATTGATGTTCAAAAAATGGATGAGGCCGTTTTGGAAGATGTGTCACCGGCTGGCCGGGGGTTTGCCGTCACAGGCGGTGTAACTGAAGCTGTCCGGAAAAACGTGACAAATCATACCATGAAAACAGTCCAAATCGATGGCCTGGATAAGCAAAGCCTCCGGGAAATCCGGCGTTATCCTAAACAGTGTCCCGGTAATTTTGTAGAAGTCATGTCCTGCCAGGGTGGATGCATCGCCGGTCCCAACGTGATAAACAACCCCAGGCTGGCCTTGCGGCAACTAAAGAAAATTCTGAATCAAAGTAATCCTTAA
- a CDS encoding SpoIIE family protein phosphatase, with amino-acid sequence MKKHKIFVETEHHQYHKRGQLVCGDTFLSRKLKEEKRVISVLSDGLGSGVKANVLSTMTATMALNYISYHYDLKETARAIIRTLPVCSQRKISYATFTIAEIDHNNRVYLVEYGNPPTIVIRDGRPLPLERQEMSLTRMDRIHDTLYYSAFNGELGDRIILLSDGITQSGIGTKQFPFGWGEKALSDFACQLLKQQPGINARTLARIITDKALAYDHKTPYDDMTCGVMTLRHPRELLLITGPPIDKKNDSRMADLFNTFPGTRIICGGTTANIIARETGRKLTVNLKDFDPEIPATSTMEGADLVTEGSITLGKVLQILENGCNPDNLPSNGAGRLIHHFLNSDKISFLVGTKINEAHQDPNVPVELEIRRNLVKQITRLLETKYLKEVTITFI; translated from the coding sequence ATGAAAAAACATAAAATTTTCGTTGAAACGGAGCATCATCAATATCACAAACGGGGGCAACTGGTTTGTGGAGATACTTTTCTTTCAAGAAAGCTGAAAGAAGAGAAACGGGTTATATCTGTCCTCTCCGACGGGTTGGGAAGCGGTGTGAAAGCCAATGTATTGTCCACCATGACGGCAACCATGGCCTTAAATTATATTTCATACCATTATGATTTGAAAGAGACTGCCCGGGCCATTATCCGCACCCTGCCGGTCTGCAGTCAGAGAAAAATAAGCTATGCCACGTTTACCATTGCCGAAATCGACCATAACAACAGGGTTTATCTGGTGGAATACGGTAACCCGCCGACAATTGTCATCCGGGACGGTCGGCCCCTGCCCTTAGAACGGCAGGAAATGTCCCTGACGCGTATGGATCGCATACACGACACCTTATACTACTCTGCGTTCAACGGTGAGCTTGGAGACAGAATTATCCTGCTTTCAGACGGGATAACACAAAGCGGTATCGGCACAAAACAGTTTCCCTTTGGGTGGGGCGAGAAGGCACTAAGCGATTTTGCCTGTCAGCTCTTAAAACAGCAGCCGGGAATCAATGCCCGTACTTTAGCCAGAATCATCACGGATAAAGCTCTGGCTTATGACCATAAAACTCCCTATGACGACATGACATGCGGAGTCATGACCTTACGTCATCCCAGAGAGCTGCTTTTAATCACAGGTCCGCCGATTGACAAAAAGAACGATTCCCGCATGGCAGATCTTTTCAATACATTTCCGGGAACGCGTATTATTTGCGGAGGAACAACGGCAAACATCATCGCCCGGGAAACAGGCCGGAAGCTGACGGTGAATCTGAAAGATTTTGATCCGGAAATTCCTGCCACATCCACAATGGAAGGGGCGGATCTGGTGACTGAAGGATCCATAACGCTGGGTAAAGTTTTACAAATCCTGGAAAACGGCTGTAATCCGGATAACCTGCCCTCCAACGGAGCCGGTCGGCTGATACATCATTTTCTGAATTCGGATAAAATCAGTTTTCTTGTGGGAACCAAAATCAATGAAGCTCACCAGGACCCCAATGTCCCGGTGGAATTGGAAATCAGGCGAAACCTTGTTAAACAGATTACCCGGCTTTTGGAGACAAAATATTTAAAGGAAGTGACCATAACATTTATATAG
- a CDS encoding 4Fe-4S binding protein has protein sequence MNASYPIYTGVTDCQDCYKCVRHCPVKAIRIEEGKASVISGDCILCGHCVEVCPSGAKKIRNDIERVKNLIRLKEKVFVSLAPSYISEFPGLHRSQLIRALKRLGFSEVSETALGAQEVSAHIARTLDHATPGYYLSSACPSAVELIRKHYPAFHEAVTSFQSPMQVHAGILKEMYGSDIAVVFIGPCIAKKDESDRHPDRVNAAITFKNLLDWFKQEGIDPASEPVLPEEKFVPETAREGAMYPVEGGMISGVRSECSLHDPAFMSFSGVENIQMALNGLEQFRPDRPVFIELLTCKGGCINGPARLNNGSTVIKRYAVLNQAAYPAEELPRPPRREIEETFSQTAVHMPEYSDSDITRALHLVGKYTPSDELNCGGCGYNSCRDFAIQLLNGRAEREMCVTYMRKLAQKKANALLRSIPSGVVIVNDELKIVECNRNFARLIGKDSVKVFEARPGMEGALLEKVIPFAHLFRTVLEDGEDILNKDIRYDKRILHGSVFTIEKHRIVGGVFQDITTPAMQKEHIIRKTRNVIEKNLETVQKIAYLLGENASETQVVLDSIVKSFASDIPDKNKHEKT, from the coding sequence ATGAATGCTTCCTATCCGATTTATACCGGTGTTACCGATTGTCAGGACTGTTATAAATGTGTTCGCCACTGTCCGGTAAAGGCAATCCGAATTGAAGAAGGGAAAGCATCCGTGATTTCCGGGGATTGCATTCTCTGCGGGCATTGCGTGGAAGTGTGCCCGTCCGGAGCAAAAAAGATCCGAAACGACATTGAACGGGTAAAAAATTTGATCCGGTTGAAAGAAAAAGTATTTGTTTCTCTGGCGCCCTCTTATATCAGCGAGTTTCCGGGACTCCACAGATCTCAGCTGATTCGCGCCCTGAAGCGTCTGGGCTTTTCTGAAGTTTCAGAAACCGCCCTGGGGGCTCAGGAAGTATCTGCCCATATTGCCCGGACGCTGGACCATGCCACACCGGGATATTATCTGTCTTCCGCCTGCCCATCCGCCGTGGAGCTGATCCGAAAACATTACCCTGCTTTTCATGAGGCCGTCACATCCTTTCAATCACCCATGCAGGTCCATGCCGGCATTCTGAAAGAAATGTACGGGTCTGACATCGCTGTCGTGTTTATTGGTCCCTGCATTGCAAAAAAGGATGAATCAGACAGACATCCTGACCGGGTCAATGCTGCTATTACCTTTAAAAATCTCCTGGATTGGTTTAAGCAGGAAGGAATTGATCCGGCATCAGAACCTGTATTACCGGAAGAAAAATTTGTCCCCGAAACAGCGCGAGAAGGGGCTATGTACCCTGTTGAAGGGGGGATGATTTCCGGCGTGCGTTCTGAATGTTCACTTCATGATCCTGCATTCATGTCCTTTTCCGGTGTAGAAAATATACAGATGGCTCTGAACGGGTTAGAACAATTCCGGCCGGACCGCCCTGTCTTCATTGAATTGCTTACATGCAAAGGGGGATGTATTAACGGTCCTGCCCGTCTGAACAACGGCAGTACGGTCATTAAAAGGTATGCTGTTTTGAATCAGGCAGCATATCCTGCTGAAGAGCTTCCCCGGCCGCCCCGAAGAGAAATTGAAGAAACTTTTTCACAGACAGCGGTTCACATGCCCGAATATTCTGATTCGGACATCACCCGCGCCTTACACCTGGTAGGCAAATATACCCCCTCAGATGAATTAAATTGTGGCGGATGCGGATACAATAGCTGTCGAGACTTCGCCATTCAATTACTGAACGGGAGGGCCGAACGGGAAATGTGCGTGACTTATATGCGTAAACTTGCCCAGAAAAAGGCCAATGCTCTTTTACGTTCTATTCCTTCGGGTGTTGTGATTGTCAACGATGAATTAAAAATTGTTGAATGTAACAGGAATTTTGCACGGCTCATCGGGAAAGACAGTGTGAAAGTTTTCGAAGCACGGCCGGGAATGGAAGGCGCATTGCTTGAAAAAGTGATTCCTTTCGCCCATCTTTTCAGAACAGTTCTGGAAGATGGTGAAGATATTCTGAATAAGGATATCCGCTATGATAAACGTATTCTTCACGGATCTGTCTTCACCATCGAAAAACACCGTATCGTGGGTGGTGTTTTTCAGGATATCACCACACCGGCCATGCAAAAGGAACATATTATCCGGAAAACAAGGAACGTGATAGAAAAAAATCTGGAGACAGTGCAAAAAATCGCTTATCTCCTGGGTGAAAATGCGTCCGAAACACAGGTTGTACTGGATTCCATTGTCAAATCCTTTGCATCGGATATACCTGACAAGAATAAGCATGAAAAAACATAA
- a CDS encoding (2Fe-2S) ferredoxin domain-containing protein: MERKRQPLHLEICMGSSCFSRGNRYNLQILREFIREQGLEDWITIEGRLCSGSCSKGPVININGREYPEVHPDSVKDLILHVLEGGNK, encoded by the coding sequence ATGGAAAGAAAGCGTCAGCCCCTGCATCTTGAAATCTGCATGGGCAGTTCCTGTTTTAGCCGGGGGAATCGATACAATCTGCAGATTCTCCGGGAATTCATCCGCGAGCAGGGCCTTGAGGACTGGATTACAATCGAAGGCCGCTTATGCAGTGGTTCCTGTTCAAAGGGACCGGTCATCAACATTAACGGACGGGAATATCCGGAAGTTCATCCGGATTCTGTTAAAGATTTAATCCTCCACGTATTGGAAGGAGGAAACAAATGA
- a CDS encoding redox-sensing transcriptional repressor Rex yields MNVQNHITRLSRYKSVLVRMHAIGIARVHADTLAEAIGSTPAQVRKDFSIFGIRGQKRGGYRIHDLIEKIREILGLDQTVPVILAGYGNLGKALSLHPGFQKGKIRIAAAFDPLAETPISNTAVPVYPPKKMDEYIPKNGIRHAILAVPDTVAQDVFDHLYQLGIRGFMSFSSIPLRVPEDAFVNQVDLESELETVIFYTKNRENNGKKASAPAS; encoded by the coding sequence ATGAACGTACAAAATCACATCACCCGCCTGTCCCGTTACAAATCGGTCCTGGTTCGGATGCATGCAATCGGTATTGCCCGGGTCCATGCTGACACACTGGCAGAAGCCATCGGATCCACGCCGGCCCAGGTCCGGAAGGACTTTTCCATTTTCGGAATCCGGGGACAAAAACGGGGAGGATACCGTATTCATGATCTGATTGAAAAGATAAGAGAAATTCTCGGCCTTGATCAGACGGTTCCCGTGATACTGGCCGGATATGGAAACCTTGGCAAAGCCCTTTCATTGCATCCTGGTTTTCAAAAAGGGAAGATACGCATCGCCGCAGCCTTTGATCCCCTGGCCGAAACCCCGATCTCAAACACGGCTGTTCCGGTATATCCTCCGAAAAAAATGGATGAATATATTCCTAAGAACGGAATCCGCCATGCTATTTTGGCTGTTCCCGATACGGTGGCACAGGATGTTTTTGATCATCTGTACCAACTGGGGATCCGCGGCTTCATGTCCTTTTCCTCCATACCCTTGCGGGTACCTGAAGATGCATTTGTCAATCAGGTGGACCTGGAATCTGAACTGGAAACCGTTATTTTTTATACCAAAAACAGGGAGAACAATGGAAAGAAAGCGTCAGCCCCTGCATCTTGA